One region of Baekduia soli genomic DNA includes:
- a CDS encoding isopenicillin N synthase family dioxygenase, with amino-acid sequence MVPDAPLPVLDLSGFAADPGGPQGRAFVVALQQAFHRNGAIYLEGHGVPDGVTSGVRAAAAAFFALPEDERLAIENVHSPQFRGYTRLGNERTNGLRDLRDQVDIGRELPAPVLGAGDPAWMRLRGPNLWPAGLPGFRPAVMDYIAALEAVGHVLIRAVALALGQPAGHFDALVDPPEILAKIIRYPAATGALQTDQGVGSHTDGGLLTFLDQDEVGGLQALVDGAWVDVPARPGAFVVNIGELLQLVSQGLFRATVHRVVSPPAGVERLSVAYFFNPRFDARVEPVTLPPELAAQAPGGQSTDAGNPILANYGDNSLKVRLRAHPDVAARHHADLLAGPR; translated from the coding sequence ATGGTCCCCGACGCGCCCCTCCCGGTCCTCGACCTCTCGGGCTTCGCCGCCGACCCGGGCGGCCCGCAGGGCCGCGCGTTCGTCGTGGCGCTCCAGCAGGCGTTCCACCGCAACGGGGCGATCTACCTCGAGGGCCACGGCGTGCCCGACGGGGTGACCTCCGGCGTCCGCGCCGCCGCGGCCGCGTTCTTCGCGCTGCCCGAGGACGAGCGGCTGGCGATCGAGAACGTGCACTCGCCGCAGTTCCGCGGCTACACGCGGCTGGGCAACGAGCGCACGAACGGGCTGCGTGACCTGCGCGACCAGGTCGACATCGGCCGCGAGCTTCCCGCGCCCGTGCTGGGGGCCGGCGATCCCGCGTGGATGCGGCTGCGCGGCCCGAACCTGTGGCCCGCGGGACTCCCGGGGTTCCGCCCCGCCGTCATGGACTACATCGCCGCGCTCGAGGCGGTCGGCCACGTGCTCATCCGCGCCGTGGCGCTGGCCCTCGGCCAGCCGGCCGGGCACTTCGACGCGCTCGTCGACCCGCCCGAGATCCTGGCCAAGATCATCCGCTACCCGGCCGCCACCGGGGCGCTGCAGACCGACCAGGGCGTGGGCAGCCACACCGACGGCGGCCTGCTGACGTTCCTGGACCAGGACGAGGTCGGCGGGCTGCAGGCGCTCGTCGACGGCGCCTGGGTCGACGTCCCGGCGCGGCCCGGCGCGTTCGTGGTCAACATCGGCGAGCTGCTGCAGCTCGTCAGCCAGGGCCTGTTCCGCGCGACGGTGCACCGCGTCGTCAGCCCACCCGCCGGGGTCGAGCGCCTCTCGGTGGCCTACTTCTTCAACCCGCGCTTCGACGCCCGTGTGGAGCCGGTGACGCTGCCGCCCGAGCTCGCGGCGCAGGCGCCCGGCGGGCAGAGCACCGACGCCGGCAACCCGATCCTGGCCAACTACGGTGACAACTCCCTGAAGGTGCGCCTGCGCGCGCACCCCGACGTCGCCGCCCGCCACCACGCCGATCTCCTGGCGGGGCCCCGGTGA
- a CDS encoding epoxide hydrolase family protein has product MEIDAVPFEVNVPQAVLDDLARRLEATRWPVEPASGPWRYGADSSYVRRVVDHWRDGYDWRASERAINRFDNYTTTIEGLEVHFILEHGSGPAPRPLIVTHGWPGSIVEFLEVVEPLAHPERFGGDVADAFTVVVPSIPGYGFSQAPDAPITPRDVGRMFDTLMTERLGFATYLAQGGDWGSIITSWMGYDQPEHVEAMHLNLVAFEALPPDGRLSEEEQAWVERSAVRRDPEAGYRIQQGTRPHTLAYGLTDSPAGLAAWILEKFHGWTVPGEDRDPPFDLDHLLANVMLYWLAGPGPASWLYIATIEQGARRLPDGERVRVPTSFLLCPRDISVPPPDSVIERAYVMVRRTDAPDGGHFVAFEQGDLFVRDVREAFRDRG; this is encoded by the coding sequence GTGGAGATCGACGCCGTCCCCTTCGAGGTCAACGTCCCGCAGGCGGTCCTCGACGACCTCGCCCGGCGCCTGGAGGCGACCCGCTGGCCCGTCGAGCCCGCGAGCGGGCCGTGGCGCTACGGCGCCGACTCGAGCTACGTGCGCCGCGTCGTCGACCACTGGCGCGACGGCTACGACTGGCGGGCGTCGGAGCGCGCGATCAACCGCTTCGACAACTACACGACCACGATCGAGGGCCTGGAGGTGCACTTCATCCTCGAGCACGGCTCCGGCCCCGCCCCGCGGCCGCTCATCGTCACCCACGGCTGGCCCGGCTCGATCGTCGAGTTCCTGGAGGTCGTCGAGCCGCTGGCCCACCCCGAGCGCTTCGGCGGCGACGTGGCGGACGCGTTCACCGTCGTCGTGCCGAGCATCCCGGGCTACGGCTTCTCCCAGGCGCCGGACGCGCCGATCACGCCGCGCGACGTCGGGCGGATGTTCGACACGCTGATGACCGAGCGGCTCGGCTTCGCCACCTACCTGGCCCAGGGCGGCGACTGGGGCAGCATCATCACCTCGTGGATGGGCTACGACCAGCCCGAGCACGTCGAGGCCATGCACCTCAACCTGGTGGCCTTCGAGGCGCTGCCGCCCGACGGGCGGCTCAGCGAGGAGGAGCAGGCCTGGGTGGAGCGCAGCGCGGTGCGCCGCGACCCCGAGGCCGGATACCGCATCCAGCAGGGCACCCGGCCCCACACGCTGGCCTACGGGCTCACCGACTCCCCCGCCGGCCTCGCGGCGTGGATCCTGGAGAAGTTCCACGGCTGGACGGTGCCCGGCGAGGATCGCGACCCCCCGTTCGACCTCGACCACCTGCTGGCCAACGTCATGCTCTACTGGCTCGCCGGCCCGGGTCCCGCGAGCTGGCTCTACATCGCCACGATCGAGCAGGGCGCCCGGCGCCTGCCCGACGGCGAGCGCGTGCGGGTGCCGACCTCGTTCCTGCTGTGCCCCCGCGACATCAGCGTGCCGCCGCCCGACAGCGTGATCGAGCGGGCCTACGTCATGGTCCGCCGCACCGACGCGCCCGACGGCGGCCACTTCGTCGCCTTCGAGCAGGGCGACCTGTTCGTGCGCGACGTGCGCGAGGCCTTCCGCGACCGCGGCTGA
- a CDS encoding Rid family hydrolase: MEHRHVDAPGLAAPVGYTHAVVAGEGRLVHLAGQIATGPDGHVRGTTLAEQLDVAAGNVVLALAAAGGRAADIVAMQIFVTDLAAYRSARRELGRAWQRHFGRHYPATGLFGVTGLVDEAALIELMAVAVVGAGGAGVTDLDHVQVAAPPGCEAEARRFYGGLLGLAEIAKPEPLRDRGGVWFAVGGRALHVGVEDPFTPAAKAHPALRAGDLEALAARLAAAGAVVRWDDALPGVRRCHTEDPWGNRLELVAAGP; the protein is encoded by the coding sequence ATGGAGCACCGGCACGTCGACGCGCCCGGGCTGGCGGCCCCGGTCGGCTACACGCACGCCGTCGTGGCGGGGGAGGGCCGGCTCGTGCACCTGGCGGGCCAGATCGCGACGGGACCCGACGGACACGTGCGCGGCACGACGCTGGCCGAGCAGCTCGACGTGGCCGCCGGCAACGTCGTGCTCGCGCTCGCGGCGGCCGGGGGCCGGGCCGCCGACATCGTCGCGATGCAGATCTTCGTCACCGACCTGGCCGCCTACCGGTCCGCGCGGCGCGAGCTCGGGCGCGCGTGGCAGCGCCACTTCGGCCGCCACTACCCGGCCACCGGCCTGTTCGGCGTGACCGGCCTGGTCGACGAGGCCGCCCTGATCGAGCTCATGGCGGTCGCGGTCGTCGGCGCCGGGGGTGCCGGGGTCACCGACCTGGACCACGTGCAGGTCGCGGCGCCGCCCGGCTGCGAGGCGGAGGCGCGGCGGTTCTACGGCGGGCTGCTGGGGCTGGCCGAGATCGCCAAGCCCGAGCCGCTGCGCGACCGCGGCGGCGTGTGGTTCGCGGTCGGCGGCCGTGCGCTGCACGTCGGGGTCGAGGACCCCTTCACGCCCGCGGCCAAGGCCCACCCGGCGCTGCGCGCCGGCGACCTCGAGGCGCTTGCCGCACGCCTGGCGGCCGCAGGGGCCGTGGTGCGCTGGGACGACGCGCTGCCCGGCGTGCGCCGCTGCCACACCGAGGACCCGTGGGGCAACCGGCTGGAGCTCGTGGCCGCCGGCCCGTAG
- a CDS encoding DUF4395 domain-containing protein has protein sequence MLTFPNPVNEVSARVVAGCVAVLSLATILSGQTWFAAVIAAGFIARVLTGPTLSPLGQLATRVITPRLGLPEKLVAGPPKRFAQGMGAVISSTAAVLTLGFGLDMEADVVLSLIVVAATLESAFAVCIGCMVFSRLMRAGIIPPEVCESCNDIWTRVPQPAAGPR, from the coding sequence ATGCTCACCTTCCCCAACCCCGTCAACGAGGTCTCCGCCCGCGTCGTCGCGGGCTGCGTGGCCGTGCTCAGCCTGGCCACGATCCTCTCGGGCCAGACGTGGTTCGCCGCCGTCATCGCGGCCGGCTTCATCGCCCGTGTCCTGACCGGCCCGACGCTGAGCCCGCTCGGCCAGCTCGCCACGCGCGTCATCACGCCGCGCCTCGGCCTGCCGGAGAAGCTCGTCGCCGGCCCGCCCAAGCGCTTCGCCCAGGGCATGGGCGCCGTCATCTCCTCGACCGCCGCGGTGCTCACGCTGGGCTTCGGCCTGGACATGGAGGCCGACGTGGTGCTCAGCCTGATCGTCGTCGCGGCCACGCTCGAGTCCGCCTTCGCCGTCTGCATCGGGTGCATGGTGTTCAGCCGGCTCATGCGCGCCGGGATCATCCCGCCCGAGGTGTGCGAGAGCTGCAACGACATCTGGACGCGCGTCCCGCAGCCGGCTGCCGGACCGCGATAG
- a CDS encoding CinA family protein, translated as MLPATLTGPAATISERLMAAGQTVAVAESSAGGLISAALLAVPGASAYYRGGVVIYTLEGARALLAGATDLDPGSRGACEPFARYLSASAAARLDADWGVGETGATGPRGNRYGDPAGHAWVAVSGPAGHLDARHALTGSDDRAANMEHFAAQALTLLADALA; from the coding sequence ATGCTCCCCGCCACGCTCACCGGACCGGCCGCGACGATCTCCGAGCGGTTGATGGCCGCCGGGCAGACCGTCGCCGTCGCCGAGTCCTCGGCGGGCGGCCTCATCTCGGCCGCGCTGCTCGCGGTGCCCGGCGCCTCGGCGTACTACCGCGGCGGCGTGGTGATCTACACACTGGAGGGGGCACGGGCGCTGCTGGCCGGCGCGACCGACCTCGACCCAGGCTCCCGCGGGGCCTGCGAGCCGTTCGCCCGCTACCTGTCGGCCTCGGCCGCCGCGAGGCTGGATGCCGACTGGGGCGTGGGCGAGACCGGCGCGACCGGCCCCAGAGGCAACCGCTACGGCGACCCGGCCGGGCACGCCTGGGTCGCCGTGAGCGGCCCCGCAGGGCACCTGGACGCCCGGCACGCGCTGACCGGCTCGGACGATCGCGCGGCCAACATGGAGCACTTCGCCGCGCAGGCCCTGACGCTGCTGGCCGACGCGCTGGCGTGA
- a CDS encoding ZIP family metal transporter, translating into MTFAETTLLGAIAGSTIFLGLPLGRWRLLGTRGRVALAMFAVGVLAFLFVDVFEHAFAIVEDRVVGFKDDKNGVLEPIGLALLLAAGFATGTVGLAMFERRMRPKDVVPPMAGAAGDTLTVEDHRLLEDHRRGVRSARLRTGMTIAAAIGLHNFAEGLAIGVAANAGEIGLATVLIIGFALHNTTEGFGIVGPLGDVRPSWRWLGAAGLIGGGPTFLGSMIGYQVSSDALALVFYAVAGGAILYVVVEIWHAMRRFGHREVGLWMLTAGFMIGLITDMVVVYGGG; encoded by the coding sequence GTGACGTTCGCCGAGACCACCCTGCTGGGCGCGATCGCGGGCTCGACGATCTTCCTCGGCCTGCCGCTCGGGCGCTGGCGGCTGCTCGGGACGCGCGGCCGCGTCGCCCTGGCCATGTTCGCCGTGGGGGTGCTCGCGTTCCTCTTCGTCGACGTCTTCGAGCACGCCTTCGCGATCGTCGAGGACCGGGTCGTCGGCTTCAAGGACGACAAGAACGGCGTCCTGGAGCCGATCGGCCTCGCCCTTCTGCTGGCTGCGGGCTTCGCGACCGGCACGGTGGGCCTGGCGATGTTCGAGCGGCGCATGCGCCCCAAGGACGTGGTGCCGCCCATGGCCGGTGCCGCCGGCGACACCCTGACCGTCGAGGACCACCGCCTGCTGGAGGACCACCGGCGCGGGGTGCGCTCGGCGCGCCTGCGGACCGGCATGACGATCGCCGCGGCGATCGGCCTGCACAACTTCGCCGAGGGGCTGGCCATCGGCGTCGCGGCCAACGCCGGGGAGATCGGCCTGGCGACGGTCCTCATCATCGGCTTCGCCCTGCACAACACGACCGAGGGCTTCGGCATCGTCGGGCCGCTGGGCGACGTGCGGCCGTCCTGGCGATGGCTCGGCGCGGCCGGGCTGATCGGCGGCGGGCCGACGTTCCTCGGGTCCATGATCGGCTACCAGGTCTCCTCCGACGCCCTGGCCCTCGTCTTCTACGCGGTCGCCGGCGGCGCGATCCTCTACGTCGTCGTCGAGATCTGGCACGCGATGCGCCGCTTCGGGCATCGCGAGGTCGGCCTCTGGATGCTCACCGCCGGGTTCATGATCGGGTTGATCACCGACATGGTCGTCGTCTACGGCGGCGGCTGA
- a CDS encoding MFS transporter, whose product MSAPPAASQTPSGPVPARSNVTTMGWAAFWSGMAQEMIYPLLPIFLIVALSSSKTALGTVEGLLGVGVTIARLVSGRAMDRGRSPLLLTRISYGLSLAARPLIALAPTVGVVALLRVADGLGKGGKDAPKAVLVAADADGARMGRAFGIQTLLDTLGSVAGPLVAGLILLVAGHGESGLRICFALAAIPAIGAVRQLARAHDTLVPARHEHGPRASLGRPFRVLLVAVLLFGLANSSDTLLLLRARSAGLSAADLAFLFAAFNLVYALMAVPIGALSDRVGRRPLLFVAWTVYVGVYIGFAFASQAWTLVALFLAYGIFYAANDGVVKAWITSLVPPDRRGQAFALNAAASGLLLLPASVIAGGLWDRSGPRAAFLFGAATAALALAVVALAPALRGRRAGL is encoded by the coding sequence GTGAGCGCGCCGCCTGCAGCATCCCAGACCCCGTCCGGCCCGGTGCCCGCGCGGTCCAACGTGACGACGATGGGGTGGGCGGCCTTCTGGAGCGGGATGGCCCAGGAGATGATCTACCCCCTGCTGCCCATCTTCCTGATCGTGGCGCTGTCGTCATCCAAGACGGCGCTGGGCACCGTCGAGGGCCTGCTCGGGGTCGGCGTGACGATCGCGCGCCTCGTCTCCGGGCGCGCGATGGACCGCGGCCGTTCGCCGCTGCTGCTGACGCGGATCTCCTACGGGCTGTCGCTGGCGGCCCGGCCGCTCATCGCGCTGGCGCCGACGGTGGGCGTCGTGGCCCTGCTGCGCGTCGCCGACGGGCTGGGCAAGGGCGGCAAGGACGCGCCGAAGGCCGTGCTCGTGGCCGCCGACGCCGACGGCGCGCGGATGGGCCGGGCGTTCGGGATACAGACGCTCCTCGACACGCTGGGCTCCGTGGCCGGGCCGCTGGTCGCCGGGCTCATCCTGCTCGTCGCCGGCCACGGCGAGTCGGGCCTGCGGATCTGCTTCGCGCTGGCGGCGATCCCGGCGATCGGCGCCGTGCGCCAGCTCGCGCGGGCCCACGACACGCTCGTGCCCGCGCGCCACGAGCACGGGCCGCGCGCGTCGCTCGGGCGGCCGTTCCGCGTGCTGCTCGTCGCGGTCCTGCTCTTCGGCCTGGCCAACTCGAGCGACACCCTCCTGCTCCTGCGCGCCCGGTCGGCCGGCCTGTCGGCCGCCGACCTCGCGTTCCTGTTCGCCGCGTTCAACCTGGTCTACGCGCTCATGGCCGTGCCGATCGGCGCGCTCTCGGACCGCGTCGGGCGCCGGCCGCTGCTGTTCGTCGCCTGGACGGTCTACGTCGGGGTCTACATCGGCTTCGCGTTCGCGTCGCAGGCCTGGACGCTCGTGGCGCTCTTCCTGGCCTACGGGATCTTCTACGCCGCCAACGACGGGGTGGTCAAGGCCTGGATCACGTCGCTCGTGCCCCCCGACCGCCGCGGCCAGGCCTTCGCGCTCAACGCCGCGGCCTCCGGGCTGCTCCTGCTGCCGGCCAGCGTCATCGCCGGCGGCCTGTGGGACCGGTCCGGACCCCGGGCCGCGTTCCTGTTCGGGGCGGCGACCGCCGCGCTGGCCCTCGCGGTCGTCGCGCTGGCCCCCGCGCTGCGCGGGCGCCGCGCGGGTCTATAG
- a CDS encoding DUF2630 family protein, whose amino-acid sequence MSTFPGGEGPLQSGGPRHEHTQIELYGHVEGLCREETELLELAEHERTAHQHERLQAITAELDRIWEHLRERAQRLRRAV is encoded by the coding sequence ATGAGTACCTTCCCCGGCGGCGAGGGTCCCCTGCAGAGCGGCGGTCCCCGCCACGAGCACACGCAGATCGAGCTGTACGGCCACGTCGAGGGCCTGTGCCGCGAGGAGACCGAGCTGCTCGAGCTCGCCGAGCACGAGCGCACCGCCCACCAGCACGAGCGCCTGCAGGCGATCACCGCCGAGCTCGACCGGATCTGGGAGCACCTGCGGGAGCGGGCGCAGCGCCTGCGGCGCGCCGTCTAG
- a CDS encoding response regulator transcription factor gives MAPLRVVIAEDQVLLRAGLSRLLQDAGMEVVGEAGDAPDLLRKVAAHHPDVAITDVQMPPDHADDGLRAAIAIRREHPGVGVLVLSQFSDERYALDLIGDDAAGVGYLLKDRVADLDAFADAVRRVAAGGSALDPEVVGLMVGRRRRDDPLQTLTPREREVLALMAEGRSNSGIADALHLSLAAVEKNVTRIFTRLDLGHEPGDHRRVLAVLTLLRAG, from the coding sequence ATGGCGCCGCTGCGGGTGGTCATCGCCGAGGATCAGGTCCTGCTGCGCGCGGGGCTCTCCCGCCTGCTGCAGGACGCCGGGATGGAGGTCGTCGGCGAGGCCGGCGACGCGCCCGACCTGCTGCGCAAGGTCGCCGCCCACCACCCCGACGTCGCGATCACCGACGTCCAGATGCCGCCCGACCACGCCGACGACGGCCTGCGCGCGGCGATCGCGATCCGCCGCGAGCACCCCGGCGTCGGTGTGCTGGTGCTCTCGCAGTTCTCCGACGAGCGCTACGCGCTGGACCTCATCGGCGACGACGCGGCCGGCGTGGGCTATCTGCTCAAGGACCGCGTCGCCGACCTCGACGCGTTCGCCGACGCCGTGCGCCGCGTCGCCGCCGGCGGCTCGGCGCTGGACCCCGAGGTCGTCGGGCTGATGGTGGGCCGCCGGCGCAGGGACGACCCCCTGCAGACGCTCACCCCGCGCGAGCGCGAGGTCCTGGCCCTCATGGCCGAGGGCCGGTCGAACTCCGGCATCGCCGACGCGCTGCACCTCAGCCTCGCCGCGGTGGAGAAGAACGTCACGCGCATCTTCACCCGGCTGGACCTGGGCCACGAGCCCGGCGATCACCGCCGGGTGCTGGCCGTGCTCACCCTGCTGCGGGCGGGCTGA
- a CDS encoding PAS domain-containing sensor histidine kinase — MDDDTPRPDVGERLGSGAAAVLAAFVESVADAIYAVDGDGRVQYVNPAGLRVLGYEHESELLGRPSHATIHHRHPDGTPFAEADCPLLRPRATGAVVRVEEDWFVRRDGTMVPVAYSSAPVDTEQGRGAVVVFRDTTERRAALDALAREERERARAQALHASRARIVQATLDERRRMGRDLHDGAQQRLVNVVLALGLAARRVAGDAEAAALLGGALEEARAAIADLRELAAGLHPSVLTDLGLRGALESLTARAPLPVALDVTPRRLPAVLEATAYFVAAEALANATKHAEAREASVRVAVEADDLVVAVADDGRGGAAPARDGGSGLAGLADRVAALDGTLEVVSPPGAGTRLVARLPLGAPVSPPAAG, encoded by the coding sequence ATGGACGACGATACGCCCCGGCCCGACGTCGGCGAGCGGCTGGGCTCCGGCGCCGCGGCGGTCCTCGCGGCGTTCGTGGAGTCCGTCGCCGACGCGATCTACGCGGTCGACGGCGACGGGCGCGTCCAGTACGTCAATCCGGCCGGCCTGCGCGTGCTGGGCTACGAGCACGAGTCCGAGCTCCTGGGCCGGCCGAGCCACGCGACGATCCACCATCGCCACCCCGACGGCACGCCGTTCGCCGAGGCCGACTGCCCGCTGCTGCGGCCGCGGGCCACGGGCGCGGTCGTCCGCGTCGAGGAGGACTGGTTCGTCCGCCGCGACGGCACCATGGTCCCGGTCGCCTACTCCTCGGCCCCGGTGGACACCGAGCAGGGCCGCGGCGCGGTCGTCGTCTTCCGCGACACCACCGAGCGTCGCGCCGCCCTCGACGCCCTGGCCCGCGAGGAGCGCGAGCGCGCCCGCGCCCAGGCGCTGCACGCGTCGCGCGCGCGGATCGTGCAGGCGACGCTCGACGAGCGCCGGCGCATGGGCCGCGACCTGCACGACGGCGCGCAGCAGCGCCTGGTCAACGTCGTCCTCGCCCTGGGGCTCGCCGCCCGTCGCGTGGCGGGCGACGCCGAGGCCGCGGCGCTGCTCGGCGGCGCCCTGGAGGAGGCCCGTGCGGCGATCGCCGACCTGCGCGAGCTGGCGGCCGGGCTGCACCCGTCGGTCCTCACCGACCTCGGGCTGCGCGGCGCGCTGGAGTCGCTGACGGCCCGTGCGCCGCTGCCCGTCGCCCTCGACGTCACGCCGCGGCGGCTGCCGGCCGTGCTGGAGGCCACGGCCTACTTCGTCGCCGCCGAGGCGCTGGCCAACGCGACCAAGCACGCGGAGGCGCGTGAGGCGTCGGTGCGCGTGGCCGTCGAGGCCGACGACCTCGTCGTCGCGGTGGCCGACGACGGCCGCGGCGGGGCGGCGCCCGCGCGCGACGGCGGCTCCGGCCTCGCCGGGCTGGCCGACCGCGTGGCCGCGCTGGACGGCACGCTGGAGGTGGTCAGCCCGCCGGGCGCGGGGACGCGCCTGGTCGCGCGGCTGCCGCTGGGGGCGCCGGTCAGCCCGCCCGCAGCAGGGTGA
- a CDS encoding GntR family transcriptional regulator: MRPVNRDPAAPLGLADQVAAELRRAIADGEAAVGERLPPAKDLAAVLGVNRNTVLAALRALRDEGLVDFRRGRGVIVAGTPERGAVVVRAGELVRLARHLGYGTEELVEIIRAVR; encoded by the coding sequence ATGCGGCCTGTCAATCGCGACCCCGCCGCGCCCCTGGGCCTCGCCGACCAGGTCGCGGCCGAGCTGCGTCGGGCGATCGCCGACGGCGAGGCGGCCGTCGGGGAGCGCCTGCCGCCGGCCAAGGACCTGGCGGCGGTGCTGGGCGTCAACCGCAACACGGTGCTCGCCGCGCTGCGCGCGCTGCGCGACGAGGGGCTCGTGGACTTCCGCCGCGGGCGGGGCGTCATCGTCGCGGGCACCCCCGAGCGCGGCGCGGTCGTCGTCCGCGCCGGCGAGCTCGTGCGCCTCGCGCGGCACCTCGGCTACGGGACCGAGGAGCTCGTCGAGATCATCCGCGCCGTCCGCTGA
- a CDS encoding VOC family protein, protein MVPDRPGVTRFVHIGHIVEDLDETVRFLTVLGFDCGKPVVAEGDWVGRVIGLEDVRVEAVMASAPDGSGTIEVTRFRTPTVAPHEPAPAANRPGLRHIAYNVDDVHAVVERVRAAGWDTVGEIVDYEHRYLLCYLRGPEGLIVELAERL, encoded by the coding sequence ATGGTCCCCGATCGCCCCGGCGTCACCAGGTTCGTCCACATCGGCCACATCGTCGAAGACCTCGACGAGACCGTGCGGTTCCTGACGGTCCTCGGCTTCGACTGCGGCAAGCCCGTCGTGGCCGAGGGCGACTGGGTCGGTCGCGTCATCGGCCTCGAGGACGTCCGGGTCGAGGCCGTGATGGCCTCCGCCCCCGACGGCAGCGGGACGATCGAGGTCACGCGCTTCCGCACGCCGACCGTCGCCCCGCACGAGCCGGCGCCGGCCGCCAACCGCCCCGGGTTGCGGCACATCGCCTACAACGTGGACGACGTGCACGCCGTCGTCGAGCGGGTCCGGGCCGCGGGCTGGGACACGGTGGGCGAGATCGTCGACTACGAGCACCGGTACCTGCTCTGCTACCTCCGCGGGCCCGAAGGGCTGATCGTCGAGCTCGCCGAGCGGCTCTGA
- a CDS encoding MFS transporter — MPDARTPAAEPNRWAVLALIGVAQLMVVLDATIVNIALPSAQRDLGFSTGNRQWIVTAYALAFGSLLLVGGKIGDLFGRKWTFVGGLIGFSAASFLGGLAPSFGVLVAARALQGAFGALLAPSALSLLTVTFAGSSERAKAFGIFAAVATAGASVGLLLGGVLTDALSWRWCLYVNLLIAVPAAFFALRLIVNEAQPQRPRIDLVGVVLACAGLFAIVFGFSKAETDSWQATATVISLAAGVVLLVAFVLSQQRVDQPLLPLHIVWNRARGGAYASIAIAGSAIFVVFLFLTFFMQQNLGYSPLRTGVAFLPMTGLIFIVAPTVQTKVLPRLGVRPIILTGMALGAIAMLAFFAQLTPSSSYVSHVLPGLLIIGVGMPCIFAPSFATATLNVDRYEAGVASAMVNTCQQVGGAVGTAVFSTIFANAASSYASSHAGTPGLAAAAEVHGYTTAFYAATVLFVIGFLVALLVLPRRIRPQQQMAAEPAADLA; from the coding sequence ATGCCCGACGCCAGAACCCCCGCCGCCGAGCCCAACCGCTGGGCGGTGCTCGCGCTCATCGGAGTGGCGCAGCTCATGGTCGTGCTCGACGCGACGATCGTGAACATCGCGCTGCCGTCCGCGCAGCGCGACCTCGGGTTCTCGACCGGCAACCGCCAGTGGATCGTCACCGCCTACGCGCTGGCGTTCGGCAGCCTCCTGCTCGTCGGTGGCAAGATCGGCGATCTCTTCGGGCGCAAGTGGACGTTCGTCGGCGGCCTGATCGGCTTCTCCGCCGCCTCGTTCCTCGGCGGGCTCGCGCCCTCGTTCGGCGTCCTCGTGGCCGCGCGTGCGCTCCAGGGCGCGTTCGGCGCGCTGCTTGCCCCGTCGGCGCTGTCGCTGCTCACCGTGACGTTCGCGGGCTCGTCCGAGCGGGCGAAGGCGTTCGGCATCTTCGCCGCGGTCGCGACGGCCGGGGCGTCGGTCGGTCTGCTGCTCGGCGGCGTCCTCACCGACGCGCTCTCCTGGCGCTGGTGCCTGTACGTCAACCTGCTCATCGCCGTGCCGGCCGCGTTCTTCGCGCTGCGGCTGATCGTCAACGAGGCGCAGCCGCAGCGGCCGCGCATCGACCTCGTCGGCGTCGTTCTCGCCTGCGCGGGGCTGTTCGCGATCGTCTTCGGCTTCTCCAAGGCCGAGACCGACTCGTGGCAGGCGACGGCGACGGTCATCTCGCTCGCCGCGGGCGTCGTGCTGCTCGTCGCGTTCGTGCTGTCCCAGCAGCGCGTCGACCAGCCGCTGCTGCCGCTGCACATCGTGTGGAACCGTGCGCGGGGCGGTGCCTACGCCTCGATCGCCATCGCCGGCTCGGCGATCTTCGTCGTGTTCCTGTTCCTCACGTTCTTCATGCAGCAGAACCTCGGCTACTCGCCGCTGAGGACCGGCGTCGCGTTCCTGCCGATGACCGGGCTGATCTTCATCGTCGCGCCGACGGTGCAGACCAAGGTGCTGCCGCGGCTCGGCGTGCGGCCGATCATCCTGACGGGGATGGCGCTCGGCGCCATCGCGATGCTCGCGTTCTTCGCGCAGCTCACCCCGTCGTCGAGCTACGTGAGCCACGTGCTCCCCGGCCTGCTCATCATCGGCGTCGGGATGCCCTGCATCTTCGCGCCGTCGTTCGCCACCGCGACGCTCAACGTGGACCGCTACGAGGCGGGCGTCGCGTCGGCCATGGTCAACACCTGCCAGCAGGTCGGCGGTGCCGTCGGCACCGCGGTGTTCTCGACGATCTTCGCCAACGCCGCGTCGAGCTACGCCTCGAGCCACGCCGGCACCCCGGGCCTGGCCGCCGCCGCCGAGGTGCACGGCTACACGACCGCGTTCTACGCCGCGACGGTCCTGTTCGTGATCGGGTTCCTCGTGGCGCTGCTGGTGCTGCCGCGCCGCATCCGGCCCCAGCAGCAGATGGCCGCCGAGCCCGCGGCAGACCTCGCCTAG